From Methanosarcina lacustris Z-7289, one genomic window encodes:
- a CDS encoding CoA-binding protein — protein MGFKGKIYPVNPGYREIEGLKCYSAPGEIEDRIDIAIFAVPAKAVLDILKGPVLSLRKYRNHGL, from the coding sequence ATGGGTTTTAAAGGAAAGATCTATCCTGTAAATCCTGGCTACAGGGAGATTGAGGGGCTTAAATGTTATTCGGCTCCCGGAGAGATTGAGGACAGGATTGATATTGCTATTTTTGCAGTCCCGGCTAAAGCTGTTCTTGATATTCTGAAAGGGCCTGTACTATCGCTTAGAAAGTACAGAAATCATGGACTATAA
- a CDS encoding winged helix-turn-helix domain-containing protein, with protein sequence MKKRERLEIIYDILVLINKNHNQMKPTPLLRKSNLSSSQFEKYILELIEKDFIEICAVDSKKYYSLTKKGFEYINKYRIILKIIEDFDL encoded by the coding sequence ATGAAAAAAAGAGAAAGACTGGAGATAATATATGATATACTGGTTCTGATAAACAAAAATCACAACCAGATGAAACCTACTCCCCTCCTCAGGAAATCCAATCTTTCTTCAAGCCAATTTGAGAAGTATATTCTGGAGCTTATTGAAAAAGATTTCATAGAGATCTGTGCCGTTGATTCAAAAAAATATTATAGCCTTACTAAGAAAGGTTTTGAGTACATCAATAAATACAGAATAATCTTAAAAATTATAGAAGACTTTGATCTCTAA
- a CDS encoding DUF356 domain-containing protein yields MKSFALVRADDPVKVRIALHDLETYGNIQFSTNPRCIENDYADALLVSVMGVSLRSKCNSAALVELKTNAGAAISRLKKIHPPAHVVIISPKHQIFEKITGEFQKYPEFDRLFSREDLNKAQGKLETGKNEG; encoded by the coding sequence ATGAAATCTTTTGCATTAGTCCGGGCAGACGACCCGGTAAAAGTAAGAATCGCATTACACGACCTGGAAACATACGGAAACATTCAGTTTTCAACGAATCCCAGATGCATCGAAAACGATTATGCCGACGCGCTTCTTGTTAGCGTAATGGGAGTGTCTCTCAGGTCAAAATGTAACTCTGCTGCACTTGTGGAACTGAAAACTAATGCGGGGGCGGCGATTAGCAGGTTGAAGAAAATTCACCCTCCGGCACATGTAGTCATCATCAGTCCGAAACACCAGATATTTGAAAAAATTACAGGCGAGTTCCAGAAGTATCCTGAATTTGACCGGTTATTCAGTCGGGAAGACCTGAACAAAGCTCAAGGAAAACTGGAAACAGGCAAAAATGAGGGATGA